The nucleotide window GCCGGCAACTTGGACGCGAGGATGCTGATGAAGACCAGATTGTCGATCCCCAGCACGACCTCAAGCGCCGTCAGGGTCCCGAGTGCGATCCATGCCTGCGGGTCAGTCAGCCATTCCATTCGCCGACGTCGGCGCGCGCCGCAGCCTTCACGCCGCGCGGCGAGGTGGCGATCGCTGAAAGCGTGCATGGCATCGTCGCGCGGTGACCGATGTCAGCGCCGGGACGGGGCTGTTACGGCGCCTTCCCGTCCAGCACCCATGCGCGGCGGATCAACCCGCCCTGCACGAGGTACATCCAGGTTGCCTGTGTCCGTTCCGGCGGCCCGCCCGTGAAGTGCTCCTGGTCGATAACCAGGTTGCCCTCGACGATCCTCGGCTGCACCGTGATGCGCCAACCGGGCGGCATGGGCGGCAGCGACCGGGCGTAGCGGGCGCGGATGCTGTCGCGCCCCTGCGCGATGATCTGACCACCCGGAAAGCGCTCGAAGACGGCGTCCGGCGCGACCAGCAGTGCCATCGCATTCGCGTCGCGCGCATTGGCCGCATCGACGAAGCGCTGCACGACCACCTCTGGCGTCGGCACGGCGGCCTGTTGTGCTGACGCGTTCCCGGCGAGGGAGGGCAAGGAGTGCCGTGCTGCGACAGAGTGCAGTCATCTGCGTGGTGGGGTTGGGCATCTCGTTCCTCAGGCGTGGTTAGTCGAGCCGGACAAATTCCATCTCCCAGTTCACTTCCCAGGTGACGCCGCCGTCGACCGAGAAGGCCTGATCCCAACGGGGATGGCCCTCGGGTGAGATGCGCCAGCTGAAGCGGATTCGAACAGGCACACCGTTGAGCGAATCCTCCGCGAAGAACAGGCCCACGCCATCGGAAAAGCGACCAACCACCGGCGTGTCGAGTGCCCCCGGGAAACGGCCGTCGAGCCACCAGATCGACCAGGTGCCCGCGGCCGGGTCAAACGAGCGAAGCGCCACCGCGCGGTAGCTCCCCGTCGGCAGGAAGAGCTGATTGTCCTCGACGTTGCCGAAGCCGCCCAGCGTCTTCTGCGTCGATGACAGTCCGTCGAAGGTCTCCCACTCGGTACACCCGGCCAGGCGCGCCTTGAGACGGCGATGATGGACGTGCCAGTCGCCGATGACGAAATCGAAATCCGTTGGAGCGGAGGGGTCGAGCGGTAGCGACATGAGAACCCCAGGGAGGGAGCGCTGCAGGGAGGGCCCAGTCGAGGCCCGCGCGTGATGCTGGAATTCTAATGCGCGCGGACCACGGCGTGACGCCACTACATCGTGGAGGCCAATCGCTCCGACAGGACGTCCATTTTGGTCCCAACCTGATGGAGCAGCTGCGCCCCGGGCGCGCCCCGCTGCTGCATCAGGCCGTACCAGAGGTGCCACGGGCCGACCCCCTCGCGGCGGCGGGCGTCCGCCTCCGCCGTGGCGGCCGCGATCGCCGCCTCGGCGCCGGCATCAAGCTGCAGCCCCTCGCTCCGGAGCGGATCCGCGTCGGGGAGGAGCCTCGTGCCGATCAACGCGCGCAGCCGCGGCATGTCGGCGCCGGTGCCGAGGAGGAATGAGAGGAAGGCACCATCGCGGAGGCGGAGCACACCGACGAGCAGGTGTTCTGTGGTGATCGCCGGCTGCGCCTGCCGCGCCGCATCGTCCGCGGCCAGTTGCAGCACACGGACCGCCATCTCGTCCATCGGCGGCGGCGACTGCCTGGTGGCATCGATCTCGGCCAGGATCTCCTCGAGGGTCCCTGCTCCGCAGATCGCCAGGAGTTGACGCACGTCGTCGGATGTCGGGTCGTGGAAGTACTGGACGTGTCCGCGGGCCGTCGCGCGCGCCGAGCCGTGCCCCGGCCAGTCGTGATCGAGATCGGCTCCGCGGCGCACGAGATATTCGGCGAGCGGGACCATCAGGTTCCCCACCGCCTCGCGGAGCAGCGGCCACTGGAACGGCGAGTGGTCGATCGGGAAACCCGCGTCAAGGAGTGCATCCATCGCCGTCCATCGCTGGTTCCATCCGGCGATCTGGAACGCCTCGTACATGATCTCGAGGTCGTCCGCGTCGTGGTGGGGAGGGAGGTGACCCTGGTGCAGTCCCATCGCCACCGGATCAGGGCGATTGAGCCGTCCCTCCGGGGTGAGCCGCCCCTTGCCGGCGATGAAGCGCTTGACGCCGGCGACGTCGCCGAGGCCCGCAGCGATCCAGAGGGCGCGCCGTGGCGTGACCCGTGCGGCGATGACATCGACCGCCGCTGGGTTCCGGAAGCGGGCGATCGCATGCTCGAGGATCGGAATGCTGTTCGGGGGCAGCCAGTCGGGGTCGGCGCCGCGATCGAGGCACCACTGCACCGTCTCGGCGAGGAGGCCGGCGTGTGTGTGGGTGCCATCGAGCGGCCAGCCGAGGAGCTGTTCGTTGAGCTCGCGCTGGATGTCGACGCCGCGCGCGGCGAGCAGGTCGGTGACGCGTCGCGCGTCGGGGGTCGTCGCGTTGCGCTCGGCGCGGAGTGCCATCGTCCCCAAGGTGTTGCGCCACTCGCGATCCGTCACCGACGGGGTGAGCAGCTCCGGGTAGGCGTCGAGGATCGCCGAGAGGGCCGCGGCGTCGTGCTGCTGAATCGCCTGCCCCGCCTGCGCTCGTGGGCCACTCTCTCGATCCCACACGTTCTTGTCGTTGCGCCGCCGCGATTCGTCGCCACGTGCGATCAACTCCTCCCAGCTGGCCCGACGATAGCGCCGCGCGACGACGAGTCGCGCCTCGTCGATCGTGATGGGGGTCGCGAGGATCTCCGGGAGCGGCCGCGCGAAGAAGCGCGGGACGAAGTGGGCGAGCTCTCGCGCGGCAATGACGTCGCCGCGCTCGTGTCGGGTGACCACGTTCCTGGCCCGCGCCTCGAAGCGTGCGAGGCCGTCGTCGGCAACGTTGAATCGCGGGGCATGGCGATGCCGTTCGAGTACTTCGAAGTACTCAATCATCCTCGGCCAACTCGTGAAGCCGTATTCGCGTGCGATCACGTGCTGCACGTCGGCCAACTGGAGCGCCTCGACGCCGGTGTCGCGCAGGGCGGCGGGATGGGCCGCCTGCACGCGACGCAACGCGTCGGGGTCGCCGGCATGCAACTGCTTGAGGAGCGCCTTGGCCTGCTTGCGCTCGTACTCGAGATGCGGAGTGGCGGGGAGCGGGCGGGCGCTGTGCGCGATCGGGTCAGCGCGCCTGGGGCTGGTGCCGGACATGGGATCTCCTTTCGTGGTGACCCGTGTCCGCCAGATGGGTCCGAAAAGAGGATGAGTTGTCGGGGTGCTGCGGGACTGCGACGACATCGGAGGGGACCATCCCTTCCCGCGGACCGGAGGCGCTCCGACCAGCGCCTTCGATCAAGCTAGCACGCGGGCCGGAATCGCGGAAGCGAGGTGGCTTCAGGTGCGCAGTCCCAGCCAGATTGCGCTCCTGCGAGATGGGAATCGTGGTGCAGCATGGCCACCTCCTCGCGAAGCAGCGTGTGGGACGATGTCCATGGGATGGTGCACGCGAGGCGTGCGACGAGACGGACCATGCCACGTCCCTAGAGAGCAGCCCCTCCCGTCCAACGTGTTCTGGCCGCGATCGGGCCGCAGCTCCACCACTACTCTCCTGTGAGTCAGCCCGTGCCCTCTGCTGCCCTCCCCTCGCCTCACGCTCCCCTGCATGCCGACGTCCGCCTGCTGGGGCAGCTCCTCGGTACCACGCTTCGTGAACAGGAAGGCGATGCGCTCTATGCGACCGTCGAGCGCGTCCGGGCCATGGCCAAGGCGGTCCGCGCCGGACAGGTGGCGCGTGAGGAGCTTAGCCGCACGCTCCAAGGCCTCTCGGCCATGGACTCGCTGACGATCGCCCGCGCGCTTGCCCACTTTCTGGGCCTCGCCAACATCGCCGAACAACACCATCGCATCCGACGCCGACGCGACTACCAGCGGGCGCCGGAGCAGGGTCCCCAGCGGGGGTCGCTGGCCGAGAGCCTCCCGAGGCTGCGCGCCGCCGGTATGCGCGCCGACGCCTTGCACGCGGCGGTGGAGTCGCTGCAGGTGGAACTGGTCCTCACGGCGCACCCGACCGAAGTGGTGCGACGCACGGTGCGACGCGCGTATCGACGGATCGCTGACCACCTCGACCAGAGAGATCGACCAGACCTCACCCCGCTCGAGCAGGAGGAGGTGCTCCGGGGTCTCGCCGCAGAAATCACCGCGCTATGGCTCACCAATGAAGTCCGCCGTGAGGCACCGACGCCTTTCGAGGAAGTGAAGTGGGGGTTGGTCGCATTCGAACAGACCCTGTGGGACGCGTTACCCCGCTCGCTCCGTGAACTCGATCGCGTGCTTCAGGCGGCCACGGGGGCAGGATTGTCGCTTGATGCCGCCCCGCTCCGCTTCGGTAGCTGGATCGGTGGCGATCGTGACGGCAACCCCAACGTCACTCCGCTGGTGACTGCCCAGGCAGTGATGCTGGCCCGGTGGATGGCAACGGACCTCTATCGGCGGGAGCTCCAGGCGCTTCGCGGTGAACTCTCGATGCAGCGGGCGAACGATGAGCTGCGTGCCGTCGTGGGCGACGCGCCGGAGCCCTATCGCGCGCTGCTCAAGCCCGTGGTTGCCCGCCTGCTCGCGATGCGAGATCGCATGACCACGTTGCTTGACTCCGGCGCCCCCTTTGAGCCGGCGGATGCCGACTACCCCGATGCCGAGGCGCTCGCGGAACCGCTCCGGCTCTGCTACCGCTCCTTGTACGAGTCGGGTGCCGGCCGGATCGCGGACGGTCGCCTGCTCGACATCCTGAGACGGATTCCGAGCTTTGGCATCTCGCTCGCACGGCTCGACCTGCGGCAGGAAGCCAGTCGTCATACCGACGCGCTCACCGCGATCACCCAGGCGGCCGGGCTGGGCTCCTACGCCGACTGGGACGAGTCGACGCGGCAGGAGTTCCTGCGCGCAGAGCTGAGCGGGGAGGCGTCCGTCATCGCCGGCGCGTTCGTCAACGGCGCGACTTACACACCGGAGATCACCGACGTCCTCGACGCCGTGCGCACGGCCGCCACCCTCCCGCGCGATGCGCTGGGCGCCTACGTGATCTCCATGGCGGCCCATCCCTCCGACGTGCTCGCGGTGCGCGCGTTGCAGGAGGGGGCCGGGCTCACACCACCGCTCCGTGTGGTGCCGCTCTTCGAGACGGTGGACGATCTTCAACACGCCGCCACGGTCATCGATGGGCTGCTGGTGCTGCCGTGGTATCGCGAACGGGTGGGCCCGACGATCGAGGTGATGGTCGGTTACTCCGATTCCGCGAAGGATGGGGGTCGGCTTGCGGCGGCATGGGAACTCTACGCGGCGCAGGAGCGGCTCGTGACCGTCGCCGAGCGGCACGGGGTACGGCTCACCCTCTTTCACGGCCGCGGCGGCTCGGTCGGGCGAGGTGGAGGTCCGACACACCTGGCGATTCAGTCGCAACCCGCTGGCTCGGTCAACGGCACGATTCGCGTCACCGAGCAAGGCGAGATGGTGGACGCCAAGTTTGGCCTGCCAGCGATCGCGGACCGCACCCTTGAGGTGTATACCACGGCCACCTTGGAAGCCTCGTTGCACCCCGCCGTCGCAATCCCCGAGGCGTGGCGGCTGCGGATGCAAGCGCTCGCCGACACCTCGCGGGCACATTTCCGCAGCATCGTCTACGACATGCCGGAATTCATCGACTACTTCCACGCCGCGACGCCTGAAGGGGAATTGGCCCATCTGCGGACCGGGAGTCGGCCGGCACGTCGGCGTGGCAACGGCGGCGTCAAGTCACTCCGTGCAATCCCCTGGGTCTTCGCATGGACGCAGACGCGCTTGCAGCTTGCCTCATGGCTCGGCGTGGGGGCCGCGCTCGATCAAGCCCTGGCAGCGGGGCACGCCGATGAGCTCCGGGCCATGTATCTGGAGTGGCCATTCTTCCGCTCGACCCTCGACCTCATCGCAATGGTCGTGGCAAAGTCGTCCCCGGAGATCGCAGCGCAATACGATGCCGCCCTGGTGCCCGCGCCGCTGCAGCCGCTCGGCGTGGCCCTGCGCGAGGATCTGGCACGCACCGAGCGCGTCCTGCGGGAGGTCACCGGGCATTCGCAGCTCCTCGAGGAGAACCCCGTGTTGCGCCGCTCGATTGATGTGCGGAACCCGTACGTCGACCCCATCAACCTGGTGCAAATCGAGGTGCTGCGCCGGTTGCGGGAAGCTGGGGCCGACCCGGCGCTATTCGAAGCATTTCTGATCACCGTGAACGGCGTGGCGGCGGGAATGCGGAATACGGGGTAAGGCCGCAGGGGCACCGCTCCACCTTGCTCGTCAGCCGGCCCCCGGACGGCCGGTCGACGGGCCTAGCGCCGCCCGACCAGGAACCACTGCTCCTGACGGGGCCGGAAAAAGTGCCAGCCGTCGTCGTCGAGCCAGGCGTCGTCCTCGAACATCACGAAGAGTTGCTCCCCGTTCCACTCCGGGATCGGGGTCTTGGTATTCAACTCAACCGACAGGTACGACCCCTTCCGGAGTCGCTTGCCGTCGGCGCCGGGACGCGCCCCCGAGCGGAAATCGATGCTCGCGCCGAGGCCGTGGCCCTGCAGCCCGATCGGATGCGAGTAGATCATCGCCTCGATCCCGCGCTCCTTCATCTCCTGCATCGTGGCACGATAGACCTCGCCCGCGGAACGATCGGGGCGCGAGTGGCGTTGCATCAGCGCGTCCTGCAGGATGTTGGTGTTCCGCATCGCGGCCTTCAGGCCAGCCGGCGCGTCGCGCTCGCCGGGCTTCAGGACGTAGGCCATCTTCTGCCAGTCAGTGTCGAAGCCCATGTAGCTGATGCCGAAATCGATGTGCACCACATCACCGGGGAGGATCACCGTCTT belongs to Gemmatimonadota bacterium and includes:
- a CDS encoding nuclear transport factor 2 family protein yields the protein MPSLAGNASAQQAAVPTPEVVVQRFVDAANARDANAMALLVAPDAVFERFPGGQIIAQGRDSIRARYARSLPPMPPGWRITVQPRIVEGNLVIDQEHFTGGPPERTQATWMYLVQGGLIRRAWVLDGKAP
- a CDS encoding DUF1579 domain-containing protein, which encodes MSLPLDPSAPTDFDFVIGDWHVHHRRLKARLAGCTEWETFDGLSSTQKTLGGFGNVEDNQLFLPTGSYRAVALRSFDPAAGTWSIWWLDGRFPGALDTPVVGRFSDGVGLFFAEDSLNGVPVRIRFSWRISPEGHPRWDQAFSVDGGVTWEVNWEMEFVRLD
- the ppc gene encoding phosphoenolpyruvate carboxylase, which gives rise to MPSAALPSPHAPLHADVRLLGQLLGTTLREQEGDALYATVERVRAMAKAVRAGQVAREELSRTLQGLSAMDSLTIARALAHFLGLANIAEQHHRIRRRRDYQRAPEQGPQRGSLAESLPRLRAAGMRADALHAAVESLQVELVLTAHPTEVVRRTVRRAYRRIADHLDQRDRPDLTPLEQEEVLRGLAAEITALWLTNEVRREAPTPFEEVKWGLVAFEQTLWDALPRSLRELDRVLQAATGAGLSLDAAPLRFGSWIGGDRDGNPNVTPLVTAQAVMLARWMATDLYRRELQALRGELSMQRANDELRAVVGDAPEPYRALLKPVVARLLAMRDRMTTLLDSGAPFEPADADYPDAEALAEPLRLCYRSLYESGAGRIADGRLLDILRRIPSFGISLARLDLRQEASRHTDALTAITQAAGLGSYADWDESTRQEFLRAELSGEASVIAGAFVNGATYTPEITDVLDAVRTAATLPRDALGAYVISMAAHPSDVLAVRALQEGAGLTPPLRVVPLFETVDDLQHAATVIDGLLVLPWYRERVGPTIEVMVGYSDSAKDGGRLAAAWELYAAQERLVTVAERHGVRLTLFHGRGGSVGRGGGPTHLAIQSQPAGSVNGTIRVTEQGEMVDAKFGLPAIADRTLEVYTTATLEASLHPAVAIPEAWRLRMQALADTSRAHFRSIVYDMPEFIDYFHAATPEGELAHLRTGSRPARRRGNGGVKSLRAIPWVFAWTQTRLQLASWLGVGAALDQALAAGHADELRAMYLEWPFFRSTLDLIAMVVAKSSPEIAAQYDAALVPAPLQPLGVALREDLARTERVLREVTGHSQLLEENPVLRRSIDVRNPYVDPINLVQIEVLRRLREAGADPALFEAFLITVNGVAAGMRNTG